From Shewanella acanthi:
TCTCCTCGCAGACACCACTAAGTGAGAGAGGATGTATGATGAACAAATGGTTCAAACACATAGGTGTTGCCATTGCACTGTTTTTCAGTGCGGTGTGCCTCGCCAATGGTGGTGATGGACAGGCGACCCAACCGCAGGCGACCGATGCGCAAATTTGGTCACAGCTGAAGGATGGCGCCACGGGATACACCACATCCCAAAGCGAGTTCCATGCACAAGCGATCAATACCTATGATCTGCGTGTGTTAGAACTGCGAAGCGACCTATTAGCACCGGCATTAATGGCGGCGCTATTTGGCATGATCATTATCTTTGTTCTGTTTATCAAGGTGAACGGCATCTCTAAGCTGCACCATGGATTTTCAGGCAAGTTAGTGTATCGCTGGTCGAAGTTCGACGTGTCAATCCACTGGTTAGGTGCAATCCCCTGCTTAATGCTGATTTTAACGGGTCTAACTTTACTAGCGGGTCGCTTTTTCTTCCAACCTTGGCTTAGCGAAGGGATCTGGGAAGCCATCGTCTATGGCGCTAAGCAAATCCACGATGTGATGGCTATTCCATTTATGATCGGCTGGGCATTGATGACAGTGTTATGGGCTAAGAACCAACTGCCAAAGATGTACGATCTAAAATGGTTCCTCGTTGTCGGTGGTTACATTAACTTTGGCCCCTTCAAAGGTAAGCACCCTGACGCAGGTTTTGCTAACGCAGGTGAGAAAATGTGGTTCTGGGCCTTCGCCCTGTTTGGATTAGTGATTTCAGCCTCGGGCATGCTGTTACTATTTCCAAATCTTTTCGAACCAAGCCGCACCCTAAGCTTAATCGCGCTGGTATTACACTCAATCAGTGCCATCGTGATCTGTGCCTTCTCTATCGTGCATATCTTCATGGCAACGGTCATGTCTGAAGGGGGGATGGAGTGTATGGTGTCTGGCTACTGCGATGAAAACTGGGCAACCCAACACCATAACCTGTGGTACGACGAAATTAAGGCCAACGGTACGTTGAAGTACAAAGAGTAAGTCTTAGCCTGATTGCAATTCTGCGATGAATTAGCAATCGTCATATCAACACCCCGCAGAAATATTCCGCGGGGTGTTTTTTATTAGTTCTATCACGCTATCACCACCGACTATCTTGCACCGCTAGCTGTAAACAAATCTGCATTCGCATTCACTAAAATATGATCGGC
This genomic window contains:
- a CDS encoding formate dehydrogenase subunit gamma, with amino-acid sequence MNKWFKHIGVAIALFFSAVCLANGGDGQATQPQATDAQIWSQLKDGATGYTTSQSEFHAQAINTYDLRVLELRSDLLAPALMAALFGMIIIFVLFIKVNGISKLHHGFSGKLVYRWSKFDVSIHWLGAIPCLMLILTGLTLLAGRFFFQPWLSEGIWEAIVYGAKQIHDVMAIPFMIGWALMTVLWAKNQLPKMYDLKWFLVVGGYINFGPFKGKHPDAGFANAGEKMWFWAFALFGLVISASGMLLLFPNLFEPSRTLSLIALVLHSISAIVICAFSIVHIFMATVMSEGGMECMVSGYCDENWATQHHNLWYDEIKANGTLKYKE